One genomic window of Arvicola amphibius chromosome 4, mArvAmp1.2, whole genome shotgun sequence includes the following:
- the Vmo1 gene encoding vitelline membrane outer layer protein 1 homolog, whose protein sequence is MEFQAEARLLLLLLLLLWVTHCGHAHIRVERYASIIDVTNGGAWGDWTWPEMCPDGYFASGFSIKVEPPQGIPGDDTALNGIRLHCTRGNAEQNTHVVESQSGSWGSWSEPLWCPGTHFLVAFSLRVEPFSFPGDNTAVNNVRFRCSDGVELEGPGLSWGDYGDWSDSCVKGVCGLQTKIQKPRGPRDDTALNDVRIFCCNS, encoded by the exons ATGGAGTTCCAGGCTGAagccaggctgctgctgctgctgctgctgctgctatgggTGACACACTGTGGACACGCACATATAAGAGTGGAACGATACGCATCCATTATCGATGTGACCAACGGTGGGGCCTGGGGGGACTGGACCTGGCCTGAGATGTGCCCTGACGGATACTTTGCCAGTGGGTTCTCCATCAAG GTGGAGCCCCCTCAAGGCATTCCTGGAGATGACACAGCTCTGAACGGAATCCGACTGCACTGTACTCGAGGGAATGCGGAACAAAACACGCATGTTGTGGAGTCCCAATCTGGAAG TTGGGGCTCATGGAGCGAGCCTCTGTGGTGTCCCGGCACGCACTTCCTAGTGGCGTTCTCTCTTCGGGTGGAGCCGTTTTCATTTCCTGGGGACAACACTGCTGTGAACAACGTACGCTTCCGTTGCTCAGACGGTGTGGAGCTGGAGGGGCCTGGGCTGAGCTGGGGAGATTATGGAGATTGGAGCGACTCCTGTGTCAAAGGTGTCTGTGGCTTGCAGACCAAAATCCAGAAGCCTCGAGGGCCCCGCGATGACACTGCACTTAATGACGTCAGGATATTCTGCTGTAACAGCTGA